Genomic window (Enoplosus armatus isolate fEnoArm2 chromosome 22, fEnoArm2.hap1, whole genome shotgun sequence):
TTtgactgatctgatctgatctttgCGGAGAGACGAAAGCGTGAATCCCTCCGCTGAGGATCAGATCAGATCCAGTATTTTGGGATAAACTTGAGCGCGTGCGCGCGGCTCACCTGCCCTTGCCGAACCTGCAGTTTCCATAGATGAAGAACTTGCAGAGGTGCAGCTGCTGACAGTCCCCGCCCTCCTCCCGGCCGGACCCGCTGCCCCCCTCCCGGTCGGACCCGCAGCACTCCTCCCGGCCGTACCTGCTGCACAGCCGCAGGGAGGTTTTGGCCACCACCGCGCAGTCCTCCACCCGCTCCCCTGCGTCCCCCTTCGGGCCGCGGACCAGCAGAAAGCGGGGGCACCGCTGGATGATGAAGCAGAACTCTTCTTCGGTGATGTCGCAGCGCTGCAGCAGCTTCcggtgcagctgcagcagctgcatggCCCCTCCGCTGCTGCACAGGACGCTGGTGGCCAGCAGGACCTCTCTGCTGTACCCAGACATGATGCTTCCCGCTCCGCGGACTCTCCTCAACTGGTCGTTTCTGGGGAGGCGCGCCAGGTGCATCATGCGTCACTTCCGCTCCTAGAgtgtcacaataaaaacactcttCCAGGTAGGTTGTGGACAGCTTGCCTGTTGTctgttggaaaataaaacagatgttgaTTGGTGAACTGTGACAGCTGATTGTcaccttttctttcatttatttattttaatcttattttattgtattcaattgaattaattcattatttcaggtatttttttctctgtttatttctgtatgtttttatttaatttctgaaTTCTTTGAGTTTGTTCTGGTCAGCATCAGTattctttgatatttttctgaTTCAGCTCTGATTGAGGGTCATGCTAACAGCAACATGTCAGCCTGTTTGGGAACCAATAACACCCCAGAAACAATTAGAGCCATCAGGAGAGCAAGACTCTGTTAAAGCTCCTAAAATATGCTGCTGTAATGTCAGCGACAGGTCGGTGCTGCTGTTCTCTTTACAGCCTGTATTTGTTTCCATGTAGTTACATGGtctccattacagcagctgaatcagctgttagcagctcctgtctgcagtgtcctcatggacggacagacaactatcagtgatcactgagacactgaaggaaacttaaaaacagaaggattctcaggcaggttctgcagcatctttctctctgatgtctgagtggatttctggaggtttattctggatggacatcagagatgatgataTGTGTAAGTCATACTGAATGATATCAATAATTATTAAATTTAACCTGCTGCAGAACCTGTTTAAGTGAAAATGCTAAATGAAAGctaataaaatatatgtatatattttgatATACAATAATCATAATATAATTAGTGTGCTTTATTTAATTATGACACAGGAAATGCaaacataaaaagcaaatacacattacagtgtgtgtgtgtgtgtgtgtgtgtgtgtgtgtgtatgtgtgttgttttcatttagacattttaaacCTTCCATAGTTTTGTTGGgagtcattttcttttaattggttgtttcttttaaaaatcaaaatgatgtCATTGTTTGATGCAGTTGAAAACAAACTTGTGTATTTCTACAAACCAGGCGTGAACTTCAGGTTGACCTCCAGGTGCTTCTAATCAGACAGGTGTGTACTGAAACAGGTGGCTCCTCATAGACTTGAATCAGGCTGAAGGGTTTTGAGCCTCAGTGAGACACGATGCTGTGTGCTGTCagttttctgtcagtctgtctgttcacacttcacacagGTGAGAAACTGGATTTCATCTCTACACATTCAAAGTTTTGCTTCAAGGtaaactgtgttttgtgttttcagctgaacTCAGTCAGAATCCATCAAACACATCAGATCACAACAACACAGGTGCTGATCCTGGACCTGGTACGATCATTATGTTTCCATCTTAAGTTTGACAGCTTGACTTGATGTGATGTTTAAttgtcctctctgctgctctcagatcaGCATGTTTTAACTCTGTAAACTGCTGAGAATGAAGCTGTTTAAAGTAAATTTTCATTAAGAAGAGATTCAAACCTGCACGTTTAAAAAATAcagttcaataaaataaattcattatgatttaaaaagaacTGATCCAGATGAAacagatgaaactgaaacagattCAGCTCAGAGGTTTTCGACCTGAAACATGAGATGAATATTAGACCCTAAGATACTTGAATCAAACTTGCATCCAGTTTTCTTTATTGAATCAGTTTGAAAAATGAGGATGAATCaattgaatatttatatttctctgctcttgttttgtgtctgagaagtttttcttttttgtctcttcagaCTTAAACCTGAATCAGATCAAGAATCAGCTGAATGAAACTCTGCAGGAACATGAAACTTTCTCTGGACTCTTTGGATTCAGTGGTACATTTAAAAACTCTTCAAAAAGTGAAAtggttttcaaattaaaatgcttaaaattTCTAAACTCAAAACTTTAATATCTTTTTGTCATTGTTAAAGATATTAggaatttatttaaatgtatttcaaaataattcaaagtaaaactagaattaaaataactttttttaaaactctgacTTTCTCCAACATGTGTTTGCCTGTAGACCTGTCGGGGGTACGGCCCTTCAGTCCAGAACAGGAGGTGGAGTCCAGGATCATTGGGGGTCAGGAGGCCTGGGCTCACTCGTGGCCCTGGCAGGTTTCTCTTCGATTCGCCTCCATGCCGGCCTGTGGAGGAGCCATCATCGGCCCACTGTGGGttgtctctgctgctcactgcttcaaaaggtcagaggtcatcaaCATCTGTTAGCTCTGGAGTTAGACCAGGATTAGATTTACTGACTAGACTTAAATCAGAAGGCCAGAGGAACTTCTGCTGAGTTAGAACAGGATTAAATGTACTCTGAGACAAGTTCGTTAGGAGTCAGAACACAAACTGAGTCTCAGTTTCAGAATCTATTTCCTGATTTCACCTGCTGATGATTAAACCGGTTTACAGGTACAATAAAGCTTCTTTCTGGACGGTTCTGGCTGGAAAACACGACCTGGACAATCCTCGTGAACGTGGACAACAAgttagaaacacacaaacacaaaaatccgGTTTTTATATTCTAGATCTGATCCACCGTCAGATGATCAGATCAACATGTCTTTAGTGTTCAGTAAATCATCAGCATCTGGATGAAGCTCCGACTCACCGTTTCTCTCAGCGGTCTGTGGACCAATCAGACAAAGTATTTCATGTCCACTCAGGCTGCTTGTTAACCTTTTATGTAGAGTTCAGTTCAAAATCACCTGGTTTTAGAttgttacaaaaacaaaagcacttcTTCATTACAAAACTCATCTTTTCCCTGAGTACACATGTAATGCCTGCTCTCCTTCATCTGGAGTTGACCAGGTGACTTTAACTCAACAGGTTTAACTgcagtttctttcattttcttctgttaaCTTAACGTTCAGTTGGTTGGAGTCTCCATGATCATCAACCATCATGGCTACAACACTCGGACCAAAGAGAGCGACATAGCTCtgctgaggctgcaggaggCGCTGGTCTTCAACCAGTTCATCAGACCCATCGACATCTGGATGACTCCAATGCCTCCCTTCAGGAGGTGCACCATCACCGGCTGGGGCTCCACCCGAGAGAGTGAGGAAGTGTTCAGACTCGATTCACAAGGAGCTTCTTGAATCTGAGCTGAAAttactttgtttcttcctgGTCTCTGGTTCATCAGATGGTCCTCGAGTTCACAGACTCCAGGAGGTGAATGTGACCATCCTGCCCCCTGATGTCTGTGACCAGTACTACCTTGGGAGGATGCGACCCTCCATGTTCTGTGCTGGGAGGGAAGCAGGAGGAACTGATGCTTGCCAGGTAAGACCTGAACAGCCTCCAGAGTCAGATGAAATATACAAGAGGGACCATCAGAGTTCAGAATCTGGACTATGAAGAACTTTAAACCAGCCTGAGGCATGAGACAGAAATTTGATGACTTTAGAGTCGACTTGACAGAATCCAGACTTGCCACTTTGCCGCTCGGTCTTGCTGTCCACTGTTCATTGCCCTGTCTTGTCTCTTTATCGTGTTGCCTTGTCTCTTTCTtgtcttcctgttttgtcttgACTCTTTGATATCTTATGTCTCCATTGTCCTGTCTTGtctctttgttgtgttgtcttgttgactgtcctgtctgtgtctttatttgtcTCTAACAttgtcctgtttctgtctcaggGGGACTCTGGAGGTCCTCTGTCCTGCTTCACTGGCAGCAGGTATGAGCTGGCAGGTTTGGTGAGTTGGGGAGTTGGTTGTGGACGAGCCAGAAGACCAGGAGTCTACACCAAAATCCAACAACACACTCAATGGATGTCTGACATCATGAGTAAATTTCACAGATAATCCAACACCTGGTTGTTTACCTGTAAAATATGTATTCTAGTCTGTAAAGTTAATGTTCTGATTCATTCACAGATGATCAGAAAAATGTGTATGTAGATGACCTAAGTACTGAAGGTAGGTTTTTACATCacactattttttttatcttatttctaTCTTTTGATACTGAACTACAACACTTACTTGTTGGGGAAAAACCAAATCCCCTTTATACAGATCTGCAGAGAAACTACAAAAAGGACCCTGTGCAGATGTTCATGTTATTCTGTCCACCCCTGTATCTCTTCACCTGGATGACAGAGGACAGGTGTGGTAAGCAGCAGAGCTCCAGCTGTGAGAAGGCTCCAGGCCTTGCTGGTCTCTCAGTGTCCCAGGATGGTGAGGTGTCCGTGGGGAACCTGACAGAGTCCTGCCCCTTCTTCTGGCCCTGGCAGGTCAGCTTGCAGTCTAATGGACACCACTACTGCAGCGGAGTGCTAATCCACCGCCGCTGGGTCATCACTGCTAAACACTGCAACATCAggtactagtactactactactactactactacagcagCTCATCACTGCTAAACACTGCAATATCacatactactactactactactactactacagcagCTCATCACTGCTAAACACTGCAATATCacatactactactactactactactactacagcagCTCATCACTGCTGCTGGGTCATCAAGGCTAAACTCTGCATGCCAGGTTAAATATCACAGTACCACTCTGGTCAGTATTACGGCTAACTGCAATTCTGGTCAGGTAATACTACGACTGTTACTGGCTGACTTGAATTTGTCCCTGCAGAGCCAAAGAGGACATGGTGGTTCTGGGAGTTCATGACCTCCGGTTCTCATCATCTCAAACCGTCCCGGTGGACGAGGTCTTCAACCTGCCCCAGGACGGCAGCTTCCCCCCGAAATCTGACCTGTCGCTGCTCCGCCTCAGCGTGCCTGCCAGATTCAGTATGAACACCtcaaaaataaactttacaAACAGTGAAACTCAACATTTTACACTTAAATTCCTCTGTAgtttcactgacacacacatactctatgttgtgtgtcagtgtcactgTCCTCTGATTGTGTCTCCAGGCTCTAATGTGTCTCCAGTTTGTGTCCCTGATGAGGACGAGGAGCTTGATGGCAGCTGGTCTTGTGTCACAACCGGCTGGGGAGCCTCGAAGGCAACAGGTAGTCTACATACAACAACCAACACATGTCACTGCTGAACACACTCGACGTGGGGTTTTATGACTCTGATGAGGTAAAACAGCTGAATCCTCAACACACAGACGGATCAGACTGAGCCGCCATGACAGATCCCCAAAGGTCCTCAATATTATGAAACACAAACCCAAACAAAGCTGTGgttgtttgactgttttcatCAAACTTATGCGTGTGCTGTGTAGTGGACACTGATCCAGACCGGCTGCACCACGTTGGACTGAATCTGATTAATCAGACGACCTGCAGGGAGAAGTGGGGAGGAGGACTCATCAGTGACTCCCACATCTGTTCACATCCTGCAGGCTCTGCCTCCTGCATGGTAACTCCACCCTGAACATTAACCCCGCTTTCGGTTACTGGACGATATCTTCAAAGTCTCTCTCAAATTATAGGCTACTTCATCTACGAAAAGGACATCAATAAAAGTTGTCATATAGTAACTAAGGGCGTGTTAAGATCTATGAATTACATAAACTTCCTGagattcatttgttttggaaaCAGGTGAAAAGATTTCATCAACACTACTTGTGTTTTTAGAAAAGTTTACTTGTTAAGATGAAGAactgttatttttctctgcagggTGACTCTGGAGCTCCACTGTTGTGTCGTAAACGTGGTGCCTACTTCCTGTTTGGCATGGTCACATGGGGCAGCAGGCGGTGTGATGCAGACAAACCGGCCATCTTCTCCAGAATATCAGATTATCACTCATGGATCACTGAGGTGACTGAAGACGTCtgaataactgaaaataaactaaTTCAACAGGaagctgtttgtctttttaaaagtgcCTCTAAAAATCTTCCATGTGACTGGACATGATTTTACTGTACGTGCTGCATGTTAGGGTTGGGTTAATTATAAACCTTATCAACACCTTTTGAGCTTTCTCATTCCAACACTTCAGCGGTCGAGGATTTTCACTGGAGTTCACTGTTGAGTTTTGTTGATGAATGTTACTTAAATTTCCTAACTTTTAAATCTTCGTTGCCTTTGAGAAAAACACTAGAAACAAGATGGAGCACAAGTCTTAAACACACTTATACATGATTCTTCACTTTACTTTGTTGTTTACATTATctgcataaaaaacaatgtttaaaaatTGGAACTGTCCTGACACCAAATCTAGTTAAAACtgcagggattttttttattcaaaaactgaaagtcaaacataaacaaaatggaaCTTTGTCAGCAGCAGATTTAAGACTGCCACTGGGGGAAGtaaaaaagtgttgtttgtaATCGGGGTGaaataacttcagttttgtcCATTCATGTTCTGGAGTGAAACATCAGTTTGTAAAATCTGGCATCACTGAAGTTGCCAGACTTCACTAGTGGAATTTAACTCTTTGTCAGGGATTACAGAGAAACTTCTGGAGAGACTCGGAGCACCTCCTTACATCATTTAGTGTTGGTTTTCTGTGAGGGCAGGTGGCTGACAACTGATGATGCTTCATTGAACCCTCCATAAACTTTCTGGTTTTGGGAGGCAACACGGTTCAGTCCAGTTCTCAGAAAGACAAACCTGAGACAGGACGCAagatgagaagatgaaacaCTGTTGATGGTCAGAGGATTTTCAGTCCACAGAGGTATAAAAATATTTATGAGGGTTCCAGTccagcagtgagcagcagcagcagtttctccCTCAGCTGTCCTGCAGCAGGTCGTATGATCCTCCGTTCACCACCTCGTGTTTGTCCTCCGCCTGCAAACAGACAGTGAGTCTGCAGTTAAAACCACTCGACTCAACAGTTATCAGGCTTGAAACTATTGCTGTACTAtagcttattttcattattaatctattaatcatttgttttccatgtcAATTTCAACAATTTAAAACCCCCAAATGGTTTTGAGATGTAAAGGCATGAATTAAGATTAAAGCAAGCTAATGATGTAAGAAACTGGAAGCAGTTGatcaaaattattttattaactgaTTACTCAGTAAATTAACTGTATTTACTGAGGGTCTGTTCTAATGAAACGATAACTCAGCTGCTGACTCACTGTGATATCAGATGTTTTGGACTCAGCAGGTTCTGGAGCTGCTTCATAAACCGGGTTACAGATGCTGCGACTGCAGTCTGCAGGTGGAGcttcttcctccccttcatcctcctGTCAAAGCGACCAGGGAACAAGTTACACTTCCACTAATATTATCAAATGTTATATTGTCAAATGTATATTATCAATAACTATATGAAAGGTAggtattaattattaataatacatttcttatACTGATATCAAACATTTAAGATTTTTAAGACAATTAAGACATTTAAGACAATTAagatatattgttttgttttacaatgaCAATTGTTAcactaaaaatattaaatttaattttaattagtAATCGTAAACAACgtagtattattatattatactaaaACCAACAACTGCATTATATCAATATTAACAGCAAATGTGGGTTCTACTAGTTCTTACACTAATGCTAATAAATGTGTTATACTaatacaaatgttttacttATACTGACAAAAGTAttatactactactaatatGAGTGTTATACTAATACTAATGTTTTACTTAGTATAATTTGTTAGTATAATACTTACAGACGTGTTATACTGATAAAAAAGGTATACTAATACTTATTACTGTGTCTAATCCTAAtcctaaataaatgtgtatacTAACACTAGCAAATGCGTGATACTAACAAGTGGGTTATACTAataaaagtattgttttttcACTATCTTGTTTGCCAAGTGGACAGTTTTTAATGATGGCGGTGCTAGAggaatattttaaaagaaaagagttcATCCTCGGGAGAGCGGGAATGTGTTCAGATAATTTCAACCTGACACCTCCGTCTCAACTGAAAAAGCTTTCGATCGACACGCCAACTAAAAACCATTCAGACTCTGACCTTGAAGTAGTGGAACTGGAAGGGTTTGGTGTTGTGGGTGTAGAAGTGGTATCCAACAAAGATGACTCCTGCCACCAGAACAACCAGCAGCACCACTCCAACTCCCATCCCTGCCTTATGTGCCACATGCATCTGCAGAATCAATCACATacaaggtcagaggtcagacatGGAAACACTTAGGGTACATCCCAAGTCACTTATTTGTCATTTCCTCGCTCCTCGCTTGAGCCGGAAGTCGTTCGGGTGCGCCATCTTGCCGGTCGACCCAAAGCTCTTACTTGTGCACCGAGGAGCGAGGAGGGATCTCTAATGAGCGCAGCCTTTCCGGAAGCCTTTAAGTTTAAATACTCCGCCCCTTCATCTGACAGATCAGAACGAGACTGCAGAGAAGCACTAAAAGTGTTAAGCgctgttattttcttctttgcagTGAATCTGTAATTCAGACGTGACTACATGAAGGACTCCAAAGAGAAATTAGATTTAATGCAAGAAGACGGGGATCCtaaacatgtttatttcatccagagcctgttttgttttgtcattaatttcactaacagcagcatgtgtgtaaCATATTGGAGCATCTACAGTGTACAGCACTCCGTTATTTATCGGACTCTGTTACATCCCGTTGTTAAACTGGGCTGGGGCTCAGCCCACCTtcagaaatgtatatatttttacacttttctcgGCCTTcataattaacaaacaaacagtgactaaaagacattttcttcGTAGCTGTAGAGCTCAGAGGACTAGATGAGGTGATGTGAGAACTTGTGAACATCAGAGCTTAAGAATACCAGTTTCAGCATTTAAACTACTGTGTCGTTATGACATCACTCACCTCTTGGCGAGGAGGCGGGGCTCTCAGTGGTCCCTGGAGAACATGTATGATCCCGTTTGAAGCCAGGATGTCCGATTCGGTGACAAAGCGGTCGTTGATATAACGGGATGACTGAGGAGATGAAAAGGGTTCTCAGTGGAAATTTCTAGAATAATTAATTCAGGCTTAAAGTGAACAACgttttgtgcatgtttgcttTGATTGACTGGAGTCTCAGCCAATCACtgtcagctgtttctgtttgcttGTACCGCCTTAGCTGAATCTAGGCTGCAGCCTGCTCAAATTAGCATTTTCTGGCTTCAGTAATTGACAGATTATAAATCATGTGCAACTATATTTCGAAATCTAGGCATATTTTTACTGAGAATGTTGGGAAGATTAGATCtgtcacttcattcattcaaatcttTGCCTCCTGTACCCACGTACTGCCATGCATGGGTAAAACTTCATCAACAGTTACTGTAAATTGAAGGTGGATCAGGAGTGACTCATCTAAGTCATCTTAGATCATATTTGACTTTTGACTATTGACTATTTGACATTTAATTGTGTCTGTAGTATCAAAACGATCAAGTCCGGATAGTTGATTGATTGTGCTTTCTTGATCAGATGTTTATAATTCCTGACATAGTTCTGAGGGACGGGACAGTGTCGACCCCTAGTGTACAGTAGCTATAAAGAATCTGACCAGAGCTGAGGGGTTGAGCAGGTCAGCAACTCCGAGGACAGTCAGACTGCCTACACGAGTTCTGATCCGACTGCCGTTCTTCAGCTGGCTGAGAGGAAGAGCCTGACCCTCCGACAGGTGGAACTCAATGGCCCGCTGAGACAGGGTCTGCAGGGACACATGGACAGGTGAGGACAGGTGAGGACACAGGTAGAGGAATGGTACTTCTTATaaggtctgtctgtgtgactcaCCTGGTTGTCAGGTAGGCCATTGTTGTCAGGTACAAACAGCGTTGACTGGACTGTCAGGTTACTGAGACGCTTCACAAACTGCTTCCCTGACTCAGACACCTGAGAGAAGTTCAGGATTtgctgcagaagaaaaaaaacatctgtatgtCATAACTGAAGATGAATAAGAGGCGCGGTGAACTTTCACGTCAG
Coding sequences:
- the ovch1 gene encoding ovochymase-1, with amino-acid sequence MDIRDDDMSELSQNPSNTSDHNNTGADPGPDLNLNQIKNQLNETLQEHETFSGLFGFSDLSGVRPFSPEQEVESRIIGGQEAWAHSWPWQVSLRFASMPACGGAIIGPLWVVSAAHCFKRYNKASFWTVLAGKHDLDNPRERGQQLVGVSMIINHHGYNTRTKESDIALLRLQEALVFNQFIRPIDIWMTPMPPFRRCTITGWGSTRENGPRVHRLQEVNVTILPPDVCDQYYLGRMRPSMFCAGREAGGTDACQGDSGGPLSCFTGSRYELAGLVSWGVGCGRARRPGVYTKIQQHTQWMSDIMNDQKNVYVDDLSTEEDRCGKQQSSSCEKAPGLAGLSVSQDGEVSVGNLTESCPFFWPWQVSLQSNGHHYCSGVLIHRRWVITAKHCNIRAKEDMVVLGVHDLRFSSSQTVPVDEVFNLPQDGSFPPKSDLSLLRLSVPARFSSNVSPVCVPDEDEELDGSWSCVTTGWGASKATVDTDPDRLHHVGLNLINQTTCREKWGGGLISDSHICSHPAGSASCMGDSGAPLLCRKRGAYFLFGMVTWGSRRCDADKPAIFSRISDYHSWITEVTEDV